From one Anoplolepis gracilipes chromosome 8, ASM4749672v1, whole genome shotgun sequence genomic stretch:
- the Ir8a gene encoding LOW QUALITY PROTEIN: glutamate receptor ionotropic, kainate 1 (The sequence of the model RefSeq protein was modified relative to this genomic sequence to represent the inferred CDS: deleted 1 base in 1 codon), protein MPSTSYCSSTCCSKRDKSVVCSSVSSILIDFAMRTRTSPILILIFPFFLPIVLCQTPMNFLVVIEEADSSILGILNDAIPEAERNFANDMITVHVSTVTVNRENVDASFEKVCAVLYKGISIILDMTWTGWDKLRIVADERGIIYKRGDCSINPYVQAIDDLLIMKNATDVGLIFEDERELNQSLYYLIGNSIIRLVVIDELTERTVSKIRSMRPSPSYYVIYASTAKMEELFKTAIGGGLVKRDGIWNLVFTDNNYHDFRYITGDLQLNVSFTVLTMKTDICCRLMGEASCNCPTNFKIFPYYFKRLIGLIISLMSDVQKAGVSVTPKTGQCDKSINPASISNITAETFNKILMTRLDSNDTFEYWSEKAMITYKAEIELQTVSRGFADALAIWTRRTKIKEADGKKIEPARRFFRIGTAPAIPWSVIKRDPVTGQEMRNEDGKEIWEGYCIDFVKKLSEEMQFDYDLVIPEDEEFGKKLPNGEWSGVIGDLAKGETDIAVAALTMTSEREEVIDFVAPYFEQSGILIVMRKPVRKTSLFKFMTVLRLEVWLSIVGALTLTGIMIWILDKYSPYSARNNKRLYPYPCREFTLKESFWFALTSFTPQGGGEAPKALSSRTLVAAYWLFVVLMLATFTANLAAFLTVERMQSPVQSLEQLARQSRINYTVLANSSAHQYFINMKNAEDKLYTVWKEITLNSTSDQIEYRVWDYPIKEQYGHILQAITQVGPVKTIEEGFKKVIESENAEFAFIHDSSEIKYEVTKNCNLTEVGEVFAEQPYAIAVQQGSHLQEEISRKILDLQKDRYFEMLAAKYWNQTLKTQCPNSDENEGITLESLGGVFIATLFGLALAMITLAGEVLYYRKRNISQKEKQSDKRTIKKNTENDKIIMQKIASKLQMKPAPTDAVFGKQLTSHTPRVSHISVYPRHFPFKE, encoded by the exons ATGCCGTCCACATCATATTGTTCTAGCACCTGCTGCTCGAAACGAGACAAAAGTGTTGTTTGTTCATCCGTGTCCTCC ATCTTAATCGACTTCGCTATGAGGACGAGAACGTCGCCCatattgatattgatttttcCCTTCTTTCTGCCAATTGTGCTTTGTCAAACGCCGATGAACTTCC TGGTTGTGATAGAAGAAGCCGATTCATCTATTTTGGGTATATTAAACGACGCGATTCCAGAGGCAGAACGGAATTTCGCCAACGATATGATTACCGTTCACGTTTCCACCGTTACGGTAAATCGCGAGAATGTTGACGCGAGTTTCGAGAAAG TTTGTGCCGTTTTATATAAAGGAATAAGTATCATATTGGATATGACGTGGACTGGTTGGGACAAACTGCGAATAGTTGCGGACGAAAGAGGAATAATATACAAACGTGGCGACTGCAGTATAAATCCATATGTTCAAGCGATTGATGATCTTTTGATTATGAAAAATGCAACGGACGTTGGTTTAATCTTTGAAGATGAGAgag aGCTAAACCAGAGcctttattatcttattggaaattcaataattagaTTGGTAGTCATCGACGAATTAACAGAAAGAACTGTGTCAAAAATACGGAGTATGCGGCCGTCGCCAtcttattatgttatttacgCTAGTACAGCGAAAATGGAAGAACTGTTTAAAACG GCTATCGGTGGAGGACTCGTTAAAAGAGATGGTATTTGGAATTTAGTGTTCACAGACAATAATTATCACGACTTTCGATACATTACTGGTGATCTTCAGCTGAATGTTTCATTCACCGTTCTTACTATGAAAACTGACATTTGTTGCCGTTTAATGGGCGAAGCATCTTGCAATTGCCCTACAAATTTCAAG atattccCTTATTATTTCAAACGTCTGATTGGCTTAATTATAAGCTTGATGAGCGACGTTCAAAAGGCGGGTGTAAGTGTGACGCCAAAGACAGGTCAGTGTGATAAATCTATTAATCCCGCCTCAATTTCGAATATTACAGCGgagacatttaataaaattttaatgacg AGATTGGATAGTAATGACACTTTTGAATACTGGTCAGAAAAGGCGATGATCACTTACAAAGCAGAGATCGAGTTGCAAACGGTTAGTCGCGGTTTTGCGGATGCACTTGCGATTTGGACGAGacgtacaaaaattaaagaagcaGACGGAAAGAAAATCGAACCAGCCAGGCGATTCTTCCGGATTGGAACGGCACCG GCAATCCCTTGGTCGGTTATTAAGAGAGATCCAGTGACAGGTCAAGAAATGCGCAACGAAGATGGAAAGGAAATTTGGGAAGGTTACTGTATTgactttgtgaaaaaattatccGAAGAAATGCAATTCGATTATGACCTTGTTATTCCCGAAGATGAAGAATTTGGCAAGAAATTGCCGAATGGCGAATGGAGCGGTGTAATAGGCGATTTGGCTAAAGGA GAAACTGATATCGCTGTTGCGGCGTTGACAATGACGTCGGAGCGAGAAGAAGTCATTGATTTCGTTGCACCGTATTTCGAACAGTCTGGTATACTTATTG tAATGAGGAAGCCAGTTCGTAAAACGTCCTTATTCAAGTTTATGACGGTACTAAGACTCGAAGTTTGGCTTAGCATCGTGGGAGCCTTAACTTTAACTGGTATTATGATTTGGATACTGGACAAATATTCACCGTACAGTGCGAGAAACAACAAACGACTCTATCCCTATCCTTGTCG AGAATTTACGTTGAAAGAAAGCTTTTGGTTTGCATTGACATCTTTTACACCACAAGGTGGCGGCGAAGCCCCAAAGGCGTTATCAAGCAGAACTCTGGTTGCAGCCTATTGGTTGTTCGTTGTATTGATGCTCGCGACTTTTACTGCAAATTTGGCTGCTTTTCTTACAGTCGAAAGAATGCAG TCGCCTGTACAGTCGTTGGAACAATTGGCGAGACAATCGCGCATAAATTATACCGTTTTGGCCAACTCTAGTGCccatcaatattttataaacatgaaaaatgCCGAGGACAAGCTTTACAC GGTATGGAAAGAAATTACACTAAATAGTACCAGCGATCAGATAGAATATCGTGTCTGGGACTATCCAATAAAGGAACAATATGGTCACATTCTGCAAGCCATCACTCAAGTCGGTCCCGTAAAAACAATCGAGGAAGGTTTCAAGAAg GTGATAGAGAGTGAAAATGCAGAGTTTGCCTTTATTCATGATTCGTCCGAGATTAAGTACGAAGTAACGAAGAATTGTAATCTTACGGAAGTGGGCGAAGTATTTGCCGAGCAACCGTATGCCATTGCCGTGCAGCAGGGCAGTCATTTGCAAGAAGAAATAAGTAGAAA gATTCTCGATTTACAGAAAGATAGGTATTTTGAGATGTTGGCGGCCAAGTATTGGAATCAGACGTTGAAAACTCAGTGTCCGAATTCCGACGAGAACGAAGGAATTACATTGGAGAGTTTGG GAGGTGTATTCATCGCGACTTTGTTTGGTCTCGCTTTAGCGATGATTACTTTGGCCGGCGAGGTTCTTTACTATCGCAAGCGCAATATTTCtcagaaagaaaaacagagCGATAAAAGAACGATTAAGAAAAATACTGAAAACGACAAGATTATTATGCAGAAAATCGCGTCAAAGCTTCAAATGAAGCCCGCGCCGACCGATGCAGTTTTCGGCAAACAACTAACAAGTCACACACCACGCGTTTCTCACATTTCTGTTTACCCACGACATTTTCCTTTTAAAGAATAA
- the LOC140668562 gene encoding uncharacterized protein produces the protein MTCCKIYLAMSVLITCHASHVNANYEYERLKSLSHLVDAPQVPSQRDTYESASSEILPHYYNSYELGQDRYRDRFDSPAERFPISIKKKLVEKNLKKMKIPLIMINKDYTAKYKKLLDSEIVHCQEIKGKSVGKEDDVRKAITTCYKCEDPKTRFSYERCLHDSPPKESASASTRMKRFSSTSVSPRYRRSNVENEKIDYEKTRNPYRFTDEYFTDATYGVPAAYESKGERCVKIVKNSMICMICQDAKTNGKYEQCSYVKQPREREKAYAYIKSDTFEKAQERRNDDGAEHLDDLDDRSNPHLEASDFEESNFKKKDWNPTVAKDSHEYSYPSEDLTERELVSTANQQDTSKVQDAFSAACKQVQKDSKTCTVCKDPKIGGVYEKCIYNYQPSDKLYKYSRSKSFGYPDKISPESTHDLNQTQTSEKSKRFDYPQNSDSTHDYSDKSKLSTTNPWRYERITDTERESQQVASDFDSTLLRDSPTYTYSNPISYSNSEGSSTYQPSATDDSKSSEDQDTTTPSSKSVSSERYSENIDTDHCKKIQKDSMTCTICKDPKTGNNFEQCSYSYQPSDKVFSYSKSSSFGNSRENDKYPRARQMAKTRETKSERAAVQDSSEIDKDFYAPNPEKSYETLTTDEAKDDSKDGTTEGKKVWEEGKVDVGGYFRKKDGSKCRRIMRDKMTCYQCIDDNGVQKEECVFVTGREPDQLAFREIKEFQINPVSHPPDLKYPSSTKADPLESSASANTDSYVELKKPDNDYTDETQHTTEETKEAEPYDYTSETRSRYDKVLGLTLPEYMFATSEHEAAFDEVVASSHDQR, from the exons ATGACTTGTTGCAAG ATATATCTAGCCATGTCGGTTCTAATCACGTGTCATGCATCGCATGTAAATGCAAATTACGAGTACGAGCGTTTAAAGAGTTTGAGCCATCTGGTTGACGCGCCGCAAGTACCTAGCCAGCGTGACACTTACGAAAGCGCTTCTTCCGAAATACTGcctcattattataattcttatgaATTGGGTCAAGATCGATATAGAGACCGTTTCGATAGTCCGGCTGAACGTTTTCCGATTAGTATCAAGAAAAAATTGGttgaaaaaaacttgaaaaaaatgaaaatcccACTTATAATGATCAATAAGGATTATACTGCAAAGTATAAGAAGTTGCTGGATTCGGAAATTGTTCACTGTCAAGAGATTAAGGGAAAATCGGTCGGGAAAGAGGATGATGTACGAAAAGCCATTACGACTTGCTACAAATGCGAAGATCCCAAAACTAGATTCTCGTACGAACGCTGTTTACATGATAGTCCTCCGAAAGAGAGTGCATCCGCCAGTACGAGGATGAAGCGATTTTCGTCTACTTCCGTCAGTCCTAGATACCGAAG GTCCAATGTGGAGAATGAGAAAATTGATTACGAAAAGACGCGGAATCCTTACCGATTCACCGATGAGTATTTTACCGACGCTACGTACGGTGTACCGGCCGCGTACGAAAGCAAGGGAGAGAGATGCGTCAAGATTGTGAAAAATTCCATGATATGCATGATTTGTCAAGATGCTAAGACCAACGGCAAGTACGAGCAATGCTCGTACGTAAAGCAGCCGCGTGAGCGTGAGAAAGCGTACGCCTATATCAAATCTGACACTTTCGAAAAGGCTCAGGAGCGGAGAAACGACGATGGCGCTGAACATCTCGATGATCTCGATGATCGATCAAATCCTCATCTCGAAGCCTCTGACTTTGAAGAAtccaattttaagaaaaaagattggAATCCCACTGTCGCGAAAGATTCTCACGAATATTCTTATCCGAGCGAAGACCTTACCGAGAGAGAGCTGGTTTCAACAGCAAACCAGCAAGATACCAGCAAAGTACAAGATGCATTTTCGGCTGCTTGTAAACAAGTGCAAAAGGATTCCAAAACCTGCACGGTATGCAAAGATCCCAAGATTGGCGGTGTTTATGAGAAGTGCATTTACAACTATCAGCCCAGcgataaactatataaatacagTAGATCAAAAAGTTTCGGATACCCAGATAAAATCTCACCAGAGTCTACTCATGATTTAAATCAAACTCAAACGTCGGAAAAATCCAAGAGGTTTGATTATCCGCAAAATTCCGATTCTACTCACGATTATTCGG ATAAATCCAAACTTTCTACTACTAATCCATGGAGATACGAGAGAATTACTGACACGGAGAGAGAATCTCAACAAGTGGCGAGTGATTTCGACAGTACATTATTGCGTGACTCGCCTACCTACACCTACAGCAACCCAATTTCGTACTCCAATTCCGAAGGATCAAGTACGTACCAGCCTTCCGCTACGGACGATAGTAAATCTTCCGAGGATCAAGATACCACGACACCATCTTCCAAATCCGTCTCGTCGGAGCGTTATTCTGAGAATATCGATACGGATCATTGTAAAAAGATTCAAAAAGACTCGATGACGTGCACAATCTGCAAGGATCCGAAAACGGGGAACAATTTTGAACAATGTTCGTACTCGTATCAACCGAGCGATAAAGTCTTCTCTTACAGCAAATCCAGCTCATTTGGCAATTCACGGGAGAATGATAAATATCCGCGCGCGCGGCAAATGGCGAAAACGCGCGAAACGAAATCCGAGCGCGCAGCAGTTCAGGACAGTTCGGAGATTGACAAAGATTTCTACGCCCCTAACCCGGAAAAAAGCTATGAAACTTTAACGACGGACGAGGCAAAGGATGATTCCAAGGATGGCACCACGGAGGGGAAGAAAGTGTGGGAAGAAGGTAAAGTGGACGTCGGAggatattttcgaaaaaaagatGGATCGAAGTGTAGAAGGATTATGCGCGATAAAATGACCTGCTATCAGTGCATCGATGACAATGGTGTTCAAAAGGAGGAATGTGTGTTTGTCACCGGGCGAGAACCCGATCAGCTGGCATTTCGCGAGATAAAGGAATTTCAAATCAATCCCGTATCGCACCCTCCCGATCTCAAATATCCAAGCTCGACGAAAGCGGATCCTTTAGAGTCCAGTGCGTCCGCTAATACAGATTCTTACGTCGAATTGAAGAAGCCGGACAATGATTACACTGACGAAACGCAACACACGACGGAGGAAACTAAAGAGGCTGAACCATACGATTACACGTCGGAAACAAGATCTAGATACGACAAGGTACTCGGATTGACCCTTCCGGAATATATGTTTGCTACTTCCGAACACGAGGCTGCGTTCGACGAAGTCGTAGCC